In Xanthomonas sacchari, a genomic segment contains:
- the yjgA gene encoding ribosome biogenesis factor YjgA, with translation MRGRDEDTGEFRGESRSQQRREALEVLSLGEKLVALTPAQLAKLPVPESLLPHIAETKRITSHIAHKRQLAFLAKQMRREDEAVLEAIREAMDVNSDSARREVAAMHRVEDWRERLLAEGDAALAELLAEHPDADRQHLRQLVRNAKDERLKNKPPHAYRELFRELRELMLAGASGMGNEESGIEHADDDEAFDDTRD, from the coding sequence ATGCGCGGACGCGACGAAGACACCGGTGAATTCCGCGGCGAAAGCCGCAGCCAGCAACGCCGCGAGGCGCTGGAAGTGCTGAGCCTGGGCGAGAAGCTGGTGGCGCTGACCCCGGCGCAGCTGGCCAAGCTGCCGGTGCCCGAGTCGCTGCTGCCGCACATCGCCGAGACCAAGCGCATCACCTCGCACATCGCGCACAAGCGGCAGCTGGCGTTCCTGGCCAAGCAGATGCGGCGCGAGGACGAGGCGGTGCTGGAGGCGATCCGCGAGGCCATGGACGTCAACAGCGACAGCGCGCGCCGCGAAGTGGCGGCCATGCACCGGGTCGAGGACTGGCGCGAGCGGCTGCTCGCCGAAGGCGACGCCGCGCTGGCCGAACTGCTGGCCGAGCATCCCGACGCCGACCGCCAGCACCTGCGCCAACTGGTCCGCAACGCCAAGGACGAGCGGCTGAAGAACAAGCCGCCGCATGCCTATCGGGAACTGTTTCGGGAACTGCGCGAGCTGATGCTGGCTGGTGCGTCGGGAATGGGGAATGAAGAATCGGGAATCGAACACGCCGACGACGACGAGGCGTTCGACGACACGCGCGACTGA
- the tldD gene encoding metalloprotease TldD: MNDHALSLAETRLLLPAGLDAASLERAFGTLLGPGIDFGDLYFQHSRRESWSVEDGIVKDGAHSIEQGVGVRAISGEKTGFAYSDDIHRDALLAAAQSARAISRDGGAQPAQALQRGGGRALYPALDPVDAMDNAHKVELLRRLDQYLRAADPRVQQVMVSLSGGVDTVLVARSDGVLAADVRPLVRLNVQVIVEQQGRRESGYAGGGGRYDYATLFADGRPEGFAREALRQALVNLEAVPAPAGVMQVVLGPGWPGVLLHEAVGHGLEGDFNRKGTSVYAGRIGQRVASPGVTIVDDGTLDGLRGSLNVDDEGTRTHCTTLIEDGVLVGYMQDTLNARLMGVAPTGNGRRESFAHLPMPRMTNTYMRAGQHDPQEMIRSVKKGLYAVNFGGGQVDITSGKYVFSATEAYLIEDGKVTAPVKGATLIGNGPETMQKVRMIGHDLALDEGVGVCGKDGQSVPVGVGQPSLLIDGLTVGGTA, translated from the coding sequence ATGAACGATCACGCCCTGAGTCTTGCCGAAACCCGCCTGTTGCTTCCCGCCGGCCTGGATGCCGCCAGCCTGGAGCGCGCCTTCGGCACGCTGCTCGGCCCCGGCATCGACTTCGGCGACCTGTACTTCCAGCATTCGCGGCGCGAGAGCTGGAGCGTGGAGGACGGCATCGTCAAGGACGGTGCCCACTCCATCGAGCAGGGCGTGGGGGTCCGCGCGATTTCCGGGGAGAAGACCGGTTTCGCCTATTCCGACGACATCCACCGCGACGCGCTGCTGGCCGCCGCGCAGTCGGCACGGGCCATCTCCCGCGACGGCGGCGCGCAGCCGGCGCAGGCGCTGCAGCGCGGCGGCGGCCGCGCGCTGTACCCGGCGCTGGACCCGGTGGACGCGATGGACAACGCGCACAAGGTGGAGCTGCTGCGGCGCCTGGACCAGTACCTGCGCGCCGCCGATCCGCGCGTGCAGCAGGTGATGGTGAGCCTGTCCGGTGGCGTGGACACGGTGCTGGTGGCGCGCAGCGACGGTGTGCTCGCCGCCGACGTACGCCCGCTGGTGCGGCTGAACGTGCAGGTCATCGTCGAACAGCAGGGCCGCCGCGAATCCGGCTATGCCGGCGGCGGCGGCCGCTACGATTACGCCACGCTGTTCGCCGACGGGCGGCCGGAAGGCTTCGCCCGCGAGGCCTTGCGCCAGGCGCTGGTGAACCTGGAGGCGGTGCCGGCCCCGGCCGGGGTGATGCAGGTGGTGCTGGGGCCGGGCTGGCCCGGCGTGCTGCTGCACGAGGCGGTCGGCCACGGCCTGGAAGGCGACTTCAACCGCAAGGGCACCAGCGTCTACGCCGGCCGCATCGGCCAGCGCGTGGCCTCGCCCGGCGTCACCATCGTCGACGACGGCACCCTGGACGGCCTGCGCGGTTCGCTCAACGTCGACGACGAGGGCACCCGCACGCACTGCACCACCCTGATCGAGGACGGCGTGCTGGTCGGCTACATGCAGGACACGCTCAACGCGCGGCTGATGGGCGTGGCGCCGACCGGCAACGGCCGCCGCGAATCGTTCGCGCACCTGCCGATGCCGCGCATGACCAACACCTACATGCGCGCCGGCCAGCACGACCCGCAGGAGATGATCCGCTCGGTGAAGAAGGGCCTGTACGCGGTCAACTTCGGCGGCGGCCAGGTCGACATCACCAGCGGCAAGTATGTGTTCTCGGCCACCGAGGCCTATCTGATCGAGGACGGCAAGGTCACCGCGCCGGTGAAGGGCGCCACCCTGATCGGCAACGGCCCGGAGACCATGCAGAAGGTGCGCATGATCGGCCACGACCTGGCGCTGGACGAAGGCGTCGGCGTCTGCGGCAAGGACGGGCAGAGCGTGCCGGTGGGCGTGGGCCAGCCGTCGCTGCTGATCGACGGGCTGACCGTGGGCGGGACGGCCTAG
- a CDS encoding YhdP family protein codes for MHTPLRRRLRLARRFAFYAAAIGLVCVALAVGALSQALPFVERHPQQVAAWLSERAGRPIRFDRLETAWTRRGPLLRLDGLRIGAGDGVRIGQAEVLVSMYAGLLPGRSFTELRLRGLALTLLRGDDGNWSVQGLPTSGQGGDPLDALQGLGELQVIDGRLRVHAPSLGLEAQVPKIDLRMRVNGERLQVGVQGWSDLQQAPLTAVLDLDRRHGDGQAYLAVRPAELAGWAGLLHAGGIELQGGVGEVQAWLDLQQHRVAGVTVDATLRELRLRGAPLADGRTRPSLTFTTFRAKARWRQIEGGWRLDAPQLQFGQAGLPLQRLDGLTVAGGRRFALFGDHLDATPLIAVAGLSDRLSPGLRSWLTVARPRLQLTQVAVSGVPGGPLYGQGRLTELAFAPAGGAPGVSGLRGRFDGDAQAGELALDAGSPVRVDWPSGFGVVHQVQLAGRIVAFRDGDGLRVATPGLRVQGSDYGADVRGGLRFQGDGSRPWIDLAADLQDAPVVAAKTFWVHSKMSKAATDWLDAALQGGRLRDGHALVSGDLDDWPFADQNGRFEATARLEDAKVRFQRDWPAVENVDASVAFIGNGFEVRGRGSMGGVPVEQLSATLPDYKEGQLSVLASTRAETGKLLAMLRQSPLHAHYGDTLDALSASGPADVTFDLLQPLRADIGTHHLRGTVDLLGAHIADKRWDLAFDDMRGSATYSDTGFAAQKLSVTYQGHQGELALRAGDGVQDPQQAFEAALSASLDANELLDRGPDLAWLKPYVQGRSRWNIGVGLPKTPDGGAQPPTRLQLRSDLVGTELLMPAPMDKAPATPLATSVNVPLPVGSGRIEVVFGKLMALAARSQGGKTGVRVVMGSDHVADDPPASGLVVTGRTAALNAIDWIGVVSRPDPNAAAANGGEDPMPLRRIDILADHLLLLGGVFDNTRLRLLPQADSIDVHLDGPALAGDLSVPTKDGGVLGGRLARVHWRSATAALPVADGAATAVVATPARGVAGSAGPVPAGPFADTLDPATIPALALDVDDLRFGPVILGAASLRTRKLADGMQVDQLHLRSDKQKIDISGDWRGKGATAHTQLDANVDSRDLGELMQNLDFGGQVRGGEGQLKLSAAWPGTPAGLQLATVQGQLDVAARNGQLLELNPGAGRVLGLLSVAQLPRRLMFDFRDFFSKGFAFNRIDGQIRFGDGIARSDNLVIDGPAAEIKVRGEADLRTQQFDQTIDVNPKSGNLLTVVGAVAGGPVGAAVGAAANAVLGKPLGNIGARTYRVTGPWKDPKVDVIERESARPPAPPPAPAGTP; via the coding sequence ATGCACACCCCCCTGCGCCGCCGCCTGCGCCTGGCTCGCCGTTTCGCGTTCTACGCGGCGGCGATCGGGCTGGTGTGCGTTGCCCTGGCGGTGGGCGCGCTGAGCCAGGCGCTGCCGTTCGTCGAGCGGCACCCGCAGCAGGTGGCGGCGTGGCTGAGCGAGCGCGCCGGGCGGCCGATCCGTTTCGACCGGCTGGAGACCGCGTGGACCCGGCGCGGGCCGCTGCTGCGCCTGGACGGGCTGCGCATCGGCGCCGGCGACGGTGTGCGCATCGGCCAGGCCGAGGTGTTGGTGTCGATGTACGCGGGACTGCTGCCTGGGCGCTCGTTCACCGAACTGCGCCTGCGTGGCCTGGCGCTGACCCTGCTGCGTGGCGACGACGGCAACTGGAGCGTGCAGGGCCTGCCGACCTCGGGGCAGGGCGGCGATCCGCTGGATGCGCTGCAGGGGCTGGGCGAACTGCAGGTCATCGACGGCCGCCTGCGCGTGCACGCTCCGTCGCTGGGGCTGGAAGCGCAGGTGCCGAAGATCGACCTGCGGATGCGCGTGAACGGCGAGCGCCTGCAGGTGGGCGTGCAGGGCTGGAGCGATCTGCAGCAGGCGCCGCTGACCGCGGTGCTGGACCTGGACCGCCGCCATGGCGACGGCCAGGCCTATCTGGCGGTGCGCCCGGCGGAGCTGGCCGGCTGGGCCGGCCTGCTGCATGCCGGCGGCATCGAACTGCAGGGCGGCGTCGGCGAAGTCCAGGCCTGGCTGGACCTGCAGCAGCACCGGGTCGCCGGGGTCACCGTGGATGCCACGTTGCGCGAGTTGCGCCTGCGCGGCGCGCCACTGGCCGACGGCCGTACCCGGCCTTCGCTCACCTTCACCACCTTCCGGGCGAAGGCGCGCTGGCGCCAGATCGAGGGCGGCTGGCGGCTGGATGCGCCGCAGCTGCAGTTCGGCCAGGCCGGGCTGCCGTTGCAGCGCCTGGACGGCCTGACCGTGGCCGGCGGGCGCCGCTTCGCCCTGTTCGGCGACCACCTCGACGCGACGCCGCTGATCGCGGTGGCCGGGCTCAGCGACCGCCTCTCGCCCGGTCTGCGCAGTTGGCTGACGGTGGCGCGGCCGCGCCTGCAACTGACCCAGGTGGCGGTGAGCGGGGTGCCCGGCGGCCCGCTGTACGGCCAGGGCCGGCTGACCGAGCTGGCGTTCGCGCCGGCCGGCGGCGCACCGGGCGTGAGCGGGCTGCGCGGCCGCTTCGACGGCGATGCGCAGGCCGGCGAGCTGGCGCTGGACGCTGGCAGTCCGGTCCGCGTCGACTGGCCCAGCGGCTTCGGCGTGGTCCACCAGGTGCAACTGGCCGGGCGCATCGTGGCGTTCCGCGACGGCGATGGCCTGCGCGTGGCGACCCCGGGCCTGCGCGTGCAGGGCAGCGACTACGGCGCCGACGTGCGCGGCGGGCTGCGCTTCCAGGGCGACGGCTCGCGGCCGTGGATCGACCTGGCCGCCGACCTGCAGGACGCGCCGGTGGTGGCAGCGAAGACATTCTGGGTCCATTCCAAGATGAGCAAGGCCGCCACCGACTGGCTCGACGCCGCGCTGCAGGGCGGGCGCCTGCGCGATGGCCATGCGCTGGTCTCCGGCGACCTGGACGACTGGCCGTTCGCCGACCAAAACGGCCGCTTCGAGGCGACCGCGCGGCTGGAGGACGCCAAGGTGCGCTTCCAGCGCGACTGGCCGGCGGTGGAGAACGTGGATGCCAGCGTCGCCTTCATCGGCAACGGCTTCGAGGTGCGCGGCCGCGGCAGCATGGGCGGGGTGCCGGTGGAGCAATTGTCGGCGACGCTGCCCGACTACAAGGAAGGCCAGCTCAGCGTGCTGGCCAGCACCCGCGCCGAGACCGGCAAGCTGCTGGCGATGCTGCGGCAGAGTCCCCTGCATGCCCATTACGGCGACACCCTGGATGCGCTCAGCGCCTCGGGGCCGGCCGATGTCACCTTCGACCTGCTGCAGCCGTTGCGTGCCGATATCGGCACCCACCACCTGCGCGGCACGGTCGACCTGCTCGGCGCGCACATCGCCGACAAGCGCTGGGACCTGGCCTTCGACGACATGCGCGGCAGCGCCACCTACAGCGATACCGGGTTCGCCGCGCAGAAGCTGAGCGTGACCTACCAGGGCCACCAGGGCGAGCTGGCGCTGCGCGCCGGCGACGGCGTGCAGGATCCGCAGCAGGCCTTCGAGGCGGCGCTGAGCGCGTCGCTGGACGCCAACGAACTGCTCGACCGGGGGCCGGACCTGGCCTGGCTCAAGCCCTACGTGCAGGGCCGCTCGCGCTGGAACATCGGCGTCGGCCTGCCCAAGACGCCCGACGGCGGCGCGCAGCCGCCGACCCGGCTGCAGCTGCGCTCGGACCTGGTCGGCACCGAGCTGTTGATGCCGGCGCCGATGGACAAGGCGCCGGCGACGCCGTTGGCGACCTCGGTCAACGTGCCGCTGCCGGTCGGCAGCGGCCGCATCGAGGTGGTCTTCGGCAAGCTGATGGCGCTGGCCGCGCGCAGCCAGGGCGGCAAGACCGGCGTGCGCGTGGTGATGGGCAGCGACCACGTCGCCGACGATCCGCCCGCCAGCGGCCTGGTCGTGACCGGTCGTACCGCGGCGCTGAACGCCATCGACTGGATCGGCGTGGTCAGCCGGCCCGATCCGAACGCCGCCGCGGCCAACGGCGGCGAAGACCCGATGCCGCTACGCCGCATCGACATCCTCGCCGACCACCTGCTGTTGCTGGGCGGGGTGTTCGACAACACCCGCCTGCGCCTGCTGCCGCAGGCCGACAGCATCGACGTGCACCTGGACGGCCCGGCCCTGGCCGGCGACCTCAGCGTGCCGACCAAGGACGGCGGCGTGCTCGGCGGACGCCTGGCGCGGGTGCACTGGCGCTCGGCCACCGCGGCGCTGCCGGTGGCCGACGGCGCGGCCACCGCGGTGGTCGCCACCCCGGCCCGCGGCGTGGCCGGCAGCGCCGGCCCGGTCCCGGCCGGCCCGTTCGCCGACACCCTGGACCCGGCCACGATCCCGGCGCTGGCGCTGGACGTGGACGACCTGCGCTTCGGCCCGGTCATCCTCGGCGCCGCCTCGCTGCGCACGCGCAAGCTCGCCGACGGCATGCAGGTGGACCAACTGCACCTGCGCTCGGACAAGCAGAAGATCGACATCAGCGGCGACTGGCGCGGCAAGGGGGCCACCGCGCATACCCAGCTCGACGCCAATGTCGACAGCCGCGACCTCGGCGAGTTGATGCAGAACCTGGATTTCGGCGGCCAGGTGCGCGGCGGCGAAGGCCAGCTGAAGCTCAGCGCGGCCTGGCCGGGCACCCCGGCCGGCCTGCAACTGGCCACGGTGCAGGGCCAGCTCGACGTGGCCGCGCGCAACGGCCAGCTGCTGGAGCTGAACCCGGGCGCCGGGCGCGTGCTCGGCCTGCTCAGCGTGGCGCAGCTGCCGCGGCGGCTGATGTTCGATTTCCGCGACTTCTTCTCCAAGGGTTTCGCCTTCAACCGCATCGACGGCCAGATCCGCTTCGGCGACGGCATCGCGCGCAGCGACAACCTGGTCATCGATGGCCCGGCCGCGGAGATCAAGGTGCGCGGCGAGGCCGATCTGCGCACCCAGCAGTTCGACCAGACCATCGACGTCAATCCCAAGTCCGGCAACCTGCTGACCGTGGTCGGCGCGGTGGCCGGCGGGCCGGTCGGCGCGGCGGTCGGCGCCGCCGCCAATGCGGTGCTGGGCAAGCCGCTGGGCAACATCGGCGCGCGCACCTATCGGGTCACCGGGCCATGGAAGGATCCCAAGGTGGACGTGATCGAGCGCGAATCGGCGCGGCCGCCGGCACCGCCACCGGCACCGGCGGGTACGCCCTAG
- the rng gene encoding ribonuclease G — translation MSQEILVNVTPRETRVAVIENGMLQELHIERGWRRGVVGNIYKGRVQRVMPGMQAAFVEVGLERAAFLHANDVVRPAPVGNGDTEEATPLPVSAAVPIVELLRDGQDIVVQVVKDPIGSKGARLTTQISIPSRYLVLLPQSRVIGVSARIEDEAERQRLKTLVADLAASHGGFGYIIRTNAEGQPAEALAEDIAYLSRVWNVVERRGRDGSPASIIYEDLSLPLRAVRDLIRKDVEKVKVDSHETFERLQAFVAKYMPVLAERLELYTGDRPIFDLYGVEDEIARALDKQVPLKSGGYLVIDQTEAMTTIDVNTGSFLGQRNLEETVFRTNLEAAQAVARQLRLRNLGGIIIIDFIDMDDAEHRRQVLRTLEKALARDHAKTTVYEFSPLGLVEMTRKRTVESLERQLSEPCPECGGRGSIKTAETVTYEIFREITRAVRQFDAARLLVIASTKVVARITDEESAAVAELEEFLGKTIRFQADEQYLQEQFDVVLL, via the coding sequence ATGTCGCAAGAGATCCTGGTCAACGTCACACCACGCGAGACCCGGGTGGCGGTCATCGAGAATGGCATGCTGCAGGAGCTGCACATCGAGCGCGGCTGGCGCCGCGGCGTGGTCGGCAACATCTACAAGGGCCGCGTGCAGCGGGTGATGCCGGGCATGCAGGCGGCCTTCGTCGAGGTCGGGCTGGAGCGCGCCGCGTTCCTGCACGCCAACGACGTGGTGCGGCCGGCGCCGGTCGGCAACGGCGACACCGAGGAGGCGACGCCGCTGCCGGTGTCGGCGGCGGTGCCGATCGTGGAACTGCTGCGCGACGGCCAGGACATCGTGGTGCAGGTGGTCAAGGACCCGATCGGCAGCAAGGGCGCGCGGCTGACCACCCAGATCAGCATTCCTTCGCGCTACCTGGTGCTGCTGCCGCAGTCGCGGGTGATCGGGGTGTCGGCGCGGATCGAGGACGAGGCCGAACGGCAGCGCCTGAAGACCCTGGTCGCCGACCTGGCCGCCAGCCACGGCGGCTTCGGCTACATCATCCGCACCAACGCCGAGGGCCAGCCGGCCGAGGCCCTGGCCGAGGACATCGCCTACCTGTCGCGGGTCTGGAACGTGGTCGAGCGGCGCGGCCGCGACGGGTCGCCGGCGAGCATCATCTACGAGGACCTGAGCCTGCCGCTGCGCGCGGTGCGCGACCTGATCCGCAAGGACGTGGAGAAGGTCAAGGTCGATTCGCACGAGACCTTCGAGCGCCTGCAGGCCTTCGTCGCCAAGTACATGCCGGTGCTGGCCGAGCGCCTGGAGCTGTACACCGGCGACCGCCCGATCTTCGACCTGTACGGGGTCGAGGACGAGATCGCGCGCGCGCTGGACAAGCAGGTGCCGCTGAAGTCCGGCGGCTACCTGGTCATCGACCAGACCGAGGCGATGACCACCATCGACGTCAACACCGGCTCGTTCCTGGGCCAGCGCAACCTCGAGGAGACGGTGTTCCGCACCAACCTGGAGGCGGCGCAGGCGGTGGCGCGGCAACTGCGCCTGCGCAACCTCGGCGGCATCATCATCATCGACTTCATCGACATGGACGACGCCGAGCACCGCCGCCAGGTGCTGCGCACGCTGGAGAAGGCGCTGGCGCGCGACCACGCCAAGACCACGGTGTACGAGTTCTCGCCGCTGGGCCTGGTGGAGATGACCCGCAAGCGCACTGTGGAGAGCCTGGAGCGGCAGCTGTCCGAACCGTGCCCGGAATGCGGCGGGCGCGGCTCGATCAAGACCGCCGAGACGGTGACCTACGAGATCTTCCGCGAGATCACCCGCGCCGTGCGCCAGTTCGACGCGGCGCGGCTGCTGGTGATCGCCTCGACCAAGGTGGTGGCGCGCATCACCGACGAGGAATCGGCGGCCGTGGCCGAGCTGGAGGAATTCCTCGGCAAGACCATCCGTTTCCAGGCCGACGAACAGTACCTGCAGGAGCAGTTCGACGTGGTGTTGTTGTGA
- a CDS encoding Maf family nucleotide pyrophosphatase: MLYLASRSPRRNELLTRLGVPFRILDLEVPEVRAADESAQAYVRRVALDKARAGLAQLAATADAVVLGADTEVVLEDRVFGKPADAGDAAAMLAALSGRTHQAMTAVALVAADREELVLVSTAVTFAALSARDIADYVASGEPMGRAGAYAIQGGAERFVSRLDGSYSGVMGLPLHQTFHLLRTFGVL; this comes from the coding sequence ATGCTGTATCTCGCGTCCCGTTCCCCTCGCAGAAACGAACTGCTGACCCGCCTCGGCGTGCCGTTCCGGATCCTCGATCTCGAGGTGCCGGAAGTGCGCGCGGCCGACGAATCGGCGCAGGCCTACGTGCGCCGGGTGGCGCTGGACAAGGCCCGCGCCGGATTGGCGCAACTGGCCGCTACCGCCGACGCGGTGGTGCTCGGCGCCGACACCGAAGTGGTGCTGGAGGACCGCGTGTTCGGCAAGCCGGCCGACGCCGGGGACGCCGCGGCGATGCTGGCGGCCCTGTCCGGGCGCACCCACCAGGCGATGACTGCGGTGGCGCTGGTCGCCGCCGACCGCGAGGAGCTGGTGCTGGTGTCCACCGCGGTGACCTTCGCCGCCCTGTCCGCGCGCGACATCGCCGACTACGTGGCCAGCGGCGAGCCGATGGGGCGGGCCGGCGCGTACGCGATCCAGGGCGGCGCCGAACGCTTCGTCAGCCGTCTCGACGGCAGCTATTCCGGGGTGATGGGCCTGCCCCTGCACCAGACCTTCCACCTGCTGCGCACCTTCGGAGTGCTGTGA
- a CDS encoding SIMPL domain-containing protein, whose translation MRALSVRPLLLALSLALGGTMTAHAQSAAPGYAVPADGTLLNITAQAEAKRAPDVAAISAGVVTQATDSAAAMRQNAEQMTKVLAAIRAAGIADKDVQTSGVSLNPQYKYVENQAPQIVGYQASNSVNLKVRDIGKLGKVLDALAAQGANQINGPTFEIDDPEPLYDQARVDALKKAQARAQSYAKALNLRVRRIVSISEGGGGGVRPPMPMMRAMAMKAEADTPVAPGESSVSVNLDVVFELGK comes from the coding sequence ATGCGCGCATTGTCCGTCCGTCCCCTGCTGCTGGCCCTTTCCCTCGCCCTAGGAGGCACGATGACCGCCCACGCCCAATCCGCCGCGCCCGGCTATGCCGTGCCCGCCGACGGCACCCTGCTCAACATCACCGCGCAGGCCGAGGCCAAGCGCGCGCCCGACGTGGCCGCCATCTCCGCCGGCGTGGTCACCCAGGCCACCGACAGCGCCGCGGCGATGCGCCAGAACGCCGAGCAGATGACCAAGGTCCTGGCCGCGATCCGCGCCGCCGGCATCGCCGACAAGGACGTGCAGACCAGCGGCGTCAGCCTCAACCCGCAGTACAAGTACGTCGAGAACCAGGCCCCGCAGATCGTCGGCTACCAGGCCAGCAACTCGGTGAACCTCAAGGTGCGCGACATCGGCAAGCTCGGCAAGGTGCTCGACGCGCTGGCCGCGCAGGGCGCCAACCAGATCAACGGGCCCACCTTCGAGATCGACGACCCGGAACCGCTGTACGACCAGGCCCGGGTCGACGCGCTGAAGAAGGCGCAGGCGCGCGCGCAGAGCTACGCCAAGGCGCTGAACCTGCGCGTGCGGCGCATCGTCAGCATTTCCGAGGGCGGTGGCGGCGGGGTGCGTCCGCCGATGCCGATGATGCGCGCGATGGCGATGAAGGCCGAGGCCGACACGCCGGTCGCACCGGGCGAAAGCAGTGTCTCGGTCAACCTGGACGTGGTGTTCGAACTGGGCAAGTAA
- a CDS encoding energy transducer TonB — protein sequence MVRTQLPAPSFRIDLSRVLAYSTAIALHLLAALLLLLPLSHVTAPPEPAQPRWQQPVVVQVTPPPPTLPTTEKQTPPQPRTPVAVPAPTPAPAPLADSSPVALDAAPVVDPTPSIAAPSQPPASVSAPLEGMQLQYLRAPAPAYPRDALREHLQGSVLLRVLVGTDGQPLQVSIEKSSGHRALDLAARDQVLKRWAFKPALQNGTPVQAYGLVPIDFSLDR from the coding sequence ATGGTTCGCACGCAACTCCCCGCCCCGTCCTTCCGCATCGACCTGTCCCGGGTCCTGGCCTACAGCACCGCGATCGCCCTGCACCTGCTGGCCGCCCTGTTGCTGCTGCTTCCGCTCTCGCACGTGACCGCGCCCCCGGAACCGGCGCAGCCGCGCTGGCAGCAACCCGTCGTGGTCCAGGTCACGCCGCCGCCGCCGACCCTGCCGACAACCGAGAAACAGACGCCGCCGCAGCCGCGCACGCCCGTGGCGGTGCCGGCACCGACCCCGGCGCCGGCGCCGCTGGCCGACAGCAGCCCGGTGGCGCTGGACGCGGCGCCCGTGGTCGATCCCACGCCCAGCATTGCGGCCCCGAGCCAGCCTCCAGCCAGCGTCAGCGCACCACTGGAAGGCATGCAGCTGCAGTACCTGCGCGCGCCGGCCCCGGCCTATCCGCGCGACGCCCTGCGCGAGCATCTGCAGGGCAGCGTGCTGCTGCGGGTGCTGGTCGGCACCGACGGGCAACCGCTGCAGGTCAGCATCGAGAAGAGCAGCGGCCACCGGGCACTCGACCTGGCCGCGCGCGACCAGGTGCTCAAGCGTTGGGCGTTCAAGCCGGCGCTGCAGAACGGCACGCCGGTGCAGGCGTACGGGCTGGTGCCGATCGATTTCTCGCTCGATCGCTAA